The Punica granatum isolate Tunisia-2019 unplaced genomic scaffold, ASM765513v2 Contig00398, whole genome shotgun sequence genome contains a region encoding:
- the LOC116190226 gene encoding vacuolar protein sorting-associated protein 32 homolog 2-like, whose translation MISRIFGKPKQEPSALATLDKLNETLEMLEKKENLLMKKAAEEVNRAKEYTRMKNKKAAIQCLKKKRLYEQQVEQLGNFQLRIHDQMIMLEGAKATTETVDALRTGAAAMKAMQKATNIDDVDKTMDEINEQTENMKQIQEALSAPIGAAADYDEDELEAELEELESAELEEQLLQPATTAPAAPVHVPAGQRPIRPAQKQTAEEDELAALQAEMAL comes from the exons ATGATTAGCCGGATATTCGGAAAGCCTAAGCAGGAGCCCAGTGCTCTTGCCACGTTAGACAAGCTGAACGAG ACACTGGAAATGCTGGAGAAAAAGGAGAATCTACTAATGAAGAAAGCTGCGGAAGAGGTTAACAGGGCCAAGGAGTACACTAGAATGAAGAACAAGAAGG CTGCTATACAATGCCTAAAGAAGAAGAGACTATATGAACAGCAAGTTGAGCAGCTTGGAAACTTCCAGCTCCGCATTCATGATCAG ATGATCATGTTGGAAGGAGCCAAAGCTACAACTGAGACAGTCGATGCTTTGAGAACTGGAGCAGCAGCAATGAAGGCAATGCAGAAAGCGAC GAATATCGATGACGTGGACAAGACTATGGATGAGATCAATGAGCAGACGGAGAATATGAAACAGATCCAGGAAGCATTATCAGCTCCTATTGGTGCTGCAGCTGATTACGATGAG GATGAATTGGAGGCAGAACTTGAAGAACTTGAAAGTGCGGAGTTGGAAGAACAGCTTCTTCAGCCTGCGACTACGGCCCCTGCAGCTCCAGTGCATGTTCCAGCTGGACAACGGCCTATTCGTCCTGCACAGAAGCAAACTGCTGAGGAAGATGAGCTTGCTGCTTTACAAGCAGAGATGGCACTTTAA
- the LOC116190229 gene encoding ankyrin repeat-containing protein BDA1-like isoform X2, translated as MDMRLADAARTGNIEHLHSLGKNDPLILNRAAVEGGQTPLHVAALADQVEFTREILKVRPKLAEEMNPDGLTPWHIASANGNLEMVRELLNLSPQLCLSKGKERRIPLHYAALKGRTEVLKELLSACLESIKEVTALCETALHLAVKSSHFEVFTLLVEELKNTNRVNFLNRKDAQGNTILYLAVSARQYEVVDFILNGSIVNAELVEVNAVNKMGLTAFNALSVFPSEAGDKEIGDILILAGATTMRIATELPEARATSDPASKICPQTGTGLWGLQILTLKLRGILKHDRNNWNEYFKFKKDRDSPDSVRSALLVVAALITATTYQAVLQPPGGLWQDNSGPLNSTTNSTTSNGIFTQSHKAGQAVMANINPISYIFFLFCNSIGFFAAIQMIWILTARLPLQLELRIAVCALAATYVRTAIHMLLRR; from the exons ATGGATATGAGGTTAGCCGATGCCGCTCGTACAGGAAACATCGAGCACTTGCACTCCCTTGGTAAAAATGATCCCCTGATACTCAACAGAGCAGCTGTAGAAGGCGGACAAACTCCTTTACACGTTGCCGCTCTAGCAGATCAAGTTGAATTCACACGCGAGATCTTAAAGGTGAGGCCCAAGTTAGCTGAAGAGATGAACCCAGATGGCCTCACCCCGTGGCACATAGCATCGGCCAACGGGAACCTTGAAATGGTAAGGGAGCTGCTGAACCTGAGTCCTCAGTTGTGCCTTTCGAAGGGCAAGGAGAGAAGGATTCCTCTGCACTATGCAGCTCTGAAAGGGAGAACCGAGGTCTTGAAAGAGCTGCTCTCGGCTTGTCTGGAGTCGATCAAGGAAGTCACTGCTCTATGCGAGACTGCACTCCACCTTGCGGTGAAGAGCAGTCACTTTGAGGTTTTCACTTTGCTAGTAGAAGAGCTGAAGAATACTAACAGAGTAAACTTTCTGAATCGGAAGGATGCGCAGGGCAATACCATTTTGTACCTTGCAGTTTCTGCAAGGCAGTACGAG GTAGTAGACTTCATTCTGAATGGGAGCATAGTGAACGCGGAGCTGGTGGAAGTGAACGCAGTGAACAAAATGGGTCTAACAGCTTTCAATGCCCTATCGGTTTTCCCAAGTGAAGCAGGAGACAAGGAAATCGGTGACATCCTCATTCTCGCTGGAGCTACGACCATGCGGATAGCCACTGAATTACCAGAGGCTCGGGCGACCTCTGACCCAGCATCAAAGATTTGCCCACAAACTGGAACCGGTCTGTGGGGGCTACAGATATTAACCCTCAAGCTCAGAGGGATACTCAAGCACGACAGGAACAATTGGAATgaatatttcaaattcaaGAAAGACCGGGACTCGCCAGACAGCGTGAGGAGCGCCCTTCTGGTGGTGGCTGCCCTCATCACGGCCACCACCTATCAAGCTGTGCTTCAGCCCCCAGGAGGGTTATGGCAGGACAACTCGGGGCCTCTTAACAGCACAACAAACAGCACCACATCAAACGGGATTTTCACCCAATCACATAAGGCTGGACAGGCAGTTATGGCCAACATCAATCCTATTTCATacatcttcttcttgttctgcAACTCGATCGGGTTCTTTGCAGCTATTCAGATGATCTGGATTCTCACGGCCAGGCTTCCTCTGCAGTTGGAGCTGAGGATTGCAGTGTGTGCTCTAGCGGCTACATATG TGAGAACTGCAATACATATGCTGTTGAGAAGATGA
- the LOC116190229 gene encoding ankyrin repeat-containing protein BDA1-like isoform X1, translated as MDMRLADAARTGNIEHLHSLGKNDPLILNRAAVEGGQTPLHVAALADQVEFTREILKVRPKLAEEMNPDGLTPWHIASANGNLEMVRELLNLSPQLCLSKGKERRIPLHYAALKGRTEVLKELLSACLESIKEVTALCETALHLAVKSSHFEVFTLLVEELKNTNRVNFLNRKDAQGNTILYLAVSARQYEVVDFILNGSIVNAELVEVNAVNKMGLTAFNALSVFPSEAGDKEIGDILILAGATTMRIATELPEARATSDPASKICPQTGTGLWGLQILTLKLRGILKHDRNNWNEYFKFKKDRDSPDSVRSALLVVAALITATTYQAVLQPPGGLWQDNSGPLNSTTNSTTSNGIFTQSHKAGQAVMANINPISYIFFLFCNSIGFFAAIQMIWILTARLPLQLELRIAVCALAATYGNAMGPITPTTFLNSFFIAISVILPILLALLSHWIRK; from the exons ATGGATATGAGGTTAGCCGATGCCGCTCGTACAGGAAACATCGAGCACTTGCACTCCCTTGGTAAAAATGATCCCCTGATACTCAACAGAGCAGCTGTAGAAGGCGGACAAACTCCTTTACACGTTGCCGCTCTAGCAGATCAAGTTGAATTCACACGCGAGATCTTAAAGGTGAGGCCCAAGTTAGCTGAAGAGATGAACCCAGATGGCCTCACCCCGTGGCACATAGCATCGGCCAACGGGAACCTTGAAATGGTAAGGGAGCTGCTGAACCTGAGTCCTCAGTTGTGCCTTTCGAAGGGCAAGGAGAGAAGGATTCCTCTGCACTATGCAGCTCTGAAAGGGAGAACCGAGGTCTTGAAAGAGCTGCTCTCGGCTTGTCTGGAGTCGATCAAGGAAGTCACTGCTCTATGCGAGACTGCACTCCACCTTGCGGTGAAGAGCAGTCACTTTGAGGTTTTCACTTTGCTAGTAGAAGAGCTGAAGAATACTAACAGAGTAAACTTTCTGAATCGGAAGGATGCGCAGGGCAATACCATTTTGTACCTTGCAGTTTCTGCAAGGCAGTACGAG GTAGTAGACTTCATTCTGAATGGGAGCATAGTGAACGCGGAGCTGGTGGAAGTGAACGCAGTGAACAAAATGGGTCTAACAGCTTTCAATGCCCTATCGGTTTTCCCAAGTGAAGCAGGAGACAAGGAAATCGGTGACATCCTCATTCTCGCTGGAGCTACGACCATGCGGATAGCCACTGAATTACCAGAGGCTCGGGCGACCTCTGACCCAGCATCAAAGATTTGCCCACAAACTGGAACCGGTCTGTGGGGGCTACAGATATTAACCCTCAAGCTCAGAGGGATACTCAAGCACGACAGGAACAATTGGAATgaatatttcaaattcaaGAAAGACCGGGACTCGCCAGACAGCGTGAGGAGCGCCCTTCTGGTGGTGGCTGCCCTCATCACGGCCACCACCTATCAAGCTGTGCTTCAGCCCCCAGGAGGGTTATGGCAGGACAACTCGGGGCCTCTTAACAGCACAACAAACAGCACCACATCAAACGGGATTTTCACCCAATCACATAAGGCTGGACAGGCAGTTATGGCCAACATCAATCCTATTTCATacatcttcttcttgttctgcAACTCGATCGGGTTCTTTGCAGCTATTCAGATGATCTGGATTCTCACGGCCAGGCTTCCTCTGCAGTTGGAGCTGAGGATTGCAGTGTGTGCTCTAGCGGCTACATATGGTAACGCAATGGGTCCAATCACTCCCACCACTTTCCTCAACTCCTTCTTTATTGCTATTTCCGTTATTCTACCCATCCTATTAGCTCTTCTATCACATTGGATTAGAAAATGA
- the LOC116190228 gene encoding acetylserotonin O-methyltransferase-like isoform X2, with protein sequence MGKGEGSTKADNKKELEEANAVMQAWKYALGFTELAVLKCAIELGVADEIETQGGAATLSQLSAALNCSYTSLYRIMRFLVHNRVFKAKAAATQEATTYLQTALSRRLLKGGEKSMASLILFESTPVAPPPFEAAHGQDIWAYTAQDPEHSRLLDEAMACDARLAAAAVIGSCPEVFEGIEVMVDVGGGNGTFVGMMVKVLPQIKGINFDLPHVVSIGPHWNGVEHAGGNMFESIPKADATFLLKVLHDWSDSECIQILKKCKEAIAEDNNDDSISDGKQIKKKRKKVVIVEAVIDDDYDDEEQDEQGSQLQSWTGVRLGLDMVMMAHTNGGKERTRTEWAHVLNEAGFSSFSIKPTSAVQSIIEAFP encoded by the exons ATGGGGAAGGGAGAGGGATCAACGAAAGCTGATAACAAAAAAGAGCTAGAAGAAGCGAATGCAGTGATGCAAGCCTGGAAGTATGCGTTAGGGTTCACAGAGTTAGCGGTGCTAAAGTGTGCGATCGAGCTCGGTGTGGCCGATGAGATTGAGACCCAAGGTGGCGCTGCCACTCTATCTCAGCTCTCTGCTGCCCTCAACTGCTCCTACACTTCACTCTACCGAATCATGAGGTTTCTTGTCCACAACCGGGTTTTCAAGGCAAAGGCAGCAGCCACCCAAGAGGCCACCACTTATTTGCAAACGGCGCTCTCCCGGCGCCTCCTCAAGGGAGGTGAGAAGAGCATGGCCAGCTTGATTTTGTTTGAGAGCACCCCG GTGGCTCCACCACCCTTCGAGGCAGCTCATGGCCAGGACATATGGGCCTACACGGCCCAGGATCCCGAACACAGTAGGCTCCTGGACGAGGCCATGGCCTGCGATGCGAGgctagcagcagcagcagtcATTGGCAGCTGCCCAGAGGTGTTTGAAGGGATTGAAGTGATGGTCGATGTAGGGGGAGGCAATGGGACATTCGTGGGGATGATGGTGAAGGTCTTACCGCAGATCAAAGGCATCAACTTCGATCTGCCTCATGTCGTCTCCATTGGCCCACACTGGAATGGGGTGGAGCACGCCGGAGGAAACATGTTTGAGAGCATCCCCAAGGCCGATGCCACTTTCCTATTG AAGGTACTCCATGATTGGTCCGATAGCGAGTGCATCcaaatattaaagaaatgcAAAGAAGCCATTGCTGAAGATAACAATGATGACAGCATCTCCGACGGGAAACAGattaagaagaagaggaagaaggtgGTAATTGTCGAAGCTGTGATTGATGATGATTATGATGATGAGGAGCAAGATGAACAAGGCAGTCAGTTGCAGAGCTGGACTGGGGTGAGGTTGGGACTTGACATGGTGATGATGGCCCACACCAATGGAGGCAAAGAAAGGACCCGCACAGAGTGGGCCCATGTCCTCAATGAAGCTGGATTCTCTAGTTTCTCCATCAAGCCCACCTCTGCTGTCCAATCCATTATTGAAGCCTTTCCTTGA
- the LOC116190228 gene encoding acetylserotonin O-methyltransferase-like isoform X1: MGKGEGSTKADNKKELEEANAVMQAWKYALGFTELAVLKCAIELGVADEIETQGGAATLSQLSAALNCSYTSLYRIMRFLVHNRVFKAKAAATQEATTYLQTALSRRLLKGGEKSMASLILFESTPIMLAPWHGLSAWVSSNKVAPPPFEAAHGQDIWAYTAQDPEHSRLLDEAMACDARLAAAAVIGSCPEVFEGIEVMVDVGGGNGTFVGMMVKVLPQIKGINFDLPHVVSIGPHWNGVEHAGGNMFESIPKADATFLLKVLHDWSDSECIQILKKCKEAIAEDNNDDSISDGKQIKKKRKKVVIVEAVIDDDYDDEEQDEQGSQLQSWTGVRLGLDMVMMAHTNGGKERTRTEWAHVLNEAGFSSFSIKPTSAVQSIIEAFP, translated from the exons ATGGGGAAGGGAGAGGGATCAACGAAAGCTGATAACAAAAAAGAGCTAGAAGAAGCGAATGCAGTGATGCAAGCCTGGAAGTATGCGTTAGGGTTCACAGAGTTAGCGGTGCTAAAGTGTGCGATCGAGCTCGGTGTGGCCGATGAGATTGAGACCCAAGGTGGCGCTGCCACTCTATCTCAGCTCTCTGCTGCCCTCAACTGCTCCTACACTTCACTCTACCGAATCATGAGGTTTCTTGTCCACAACCGGGTTTTCAAGGCAAAGGCAGCAGCCACCCAAGAGGCCACCACTTATTTGCAAACGGCGCTCTCCCGGCGCCTCCTCAAGGGAGGTGAGAAGAGCATGGCCAGCTTGATTTTGTTTGAGAGCACCCCG ATCATGCTGGCTCCTTGGCATGGTCTGAGCGCTTGGGTCTCATCCAACAAGGTGGCTCCACCACCCTTCGAGGCAGCTCATGGCCAGGACATATGGGCCTACACGGCCCAGGATCCCGAACACAGTAGGCTCCTGGACGAGGCCATGGCCTGCGATGCGAGgctagcagcagcagcagtcATTGGCAGCTGCCCAGAGGTGTTTGAAGGGATTGAAGTGATGGTCGATGTAGGGGGAGGCAATGGGACATTCGTGGGGATGATGGTGAAGGTCTTACCGCAGATCAAAGGCATCAACTTCGATCTGCCTCATGTCGTCTCCATTGGCCCACACTGGAATGGGGTGGAGCACGCCGGAGGAAACATGTTTGAGAGCATCCCCAAGGCCGATGCCACTTTCCTATTG AAGGTACTCCATGATTGGTCCGATAGCGAGTGCATCcaaatattaaagaaatgcAAAGAAGCCATTGCTGAAGATAACAATGATGACAGCATCTCCGACGGGAAACAGattaagaagaagaggaagaaggtgGTAATTGTCGAAGCTGTGATTGATGATGATTATGATGATGAGGAGCAAGATGAACAAGGCAGTCAGTTGCAGAGCTGGACTGGGGTGAGGTTGGGACTTGACATGGTGATGATGGCCCACACCAATGGAGGCAAAGAAAGGACCCGCACAGAGTGGGCCCATGTCCTCAATGAAGCTGGATTCTCTAGTTTCTCCATCAAGCCCACCTCTGCTGTCCAATCCATTATTGAAGCCTTTCCTTGA